A stretch of the Columba livia isolate bColLiv1 breed racing homer unplaced genomic scaffold, bColLiv1.pat.W.v2 Scaffold_132, whole genome shotgun sequence genome encodes the following:
- the LOC135577636 gene encoding olfactory receptor 14J1-like — protein sequence MSYDCYAAICKALHYGTLLGSRACVHMAAAAWATGFLNALLHTANTFSLPLCKGNALGQFFCEIPHILKLSCSHSYLRELGLIVVSACLAFGCFVFIVVSYVQIFWAVLRIPSEQGRHKAFSTCLPHLAVVSLFLSTALFAHLKPPSISSPSLDLVVSVLYSVVPPRALSVPLKMMQTCVEALSNLTWFTLSRRVRQEE from the exons atgtcctacgacTGCTACGCTGCCATCTGCAAagccctgcactacgggaccctcctgggcagcagagcttgtgtccacatggcagcagctgcctgggccactgggtttctcaatgctctgctgcacacggccaatacattttcactgcccctgtgcaagggcaatgccctgggccagttcttctgtgaaatcccccacatcctcaagctctcctgctcacactcctacctcagggaacttgggcttattgtggtcagtgcctgtttggcatttggctgttttgtgttcattgtggtgtcctatgtgcagatcttctgggccgtgctgaggatcccctctgagcagggacggcacaaagccttttccacctgcctccctcacctggccgtggtctccctgttcctcagcactgccttgtttgcccacctgaagcccccctccatctcctccccatccctggacctggtggtgtcagttctgtactcagtggtgcctcca AGAGCACTTTCAGTGCCTTTGAAGATGATGCAAACCTGTGTGGAGGCCCTGAGCAACCTCACCTGGTTCAccctgagcaggagagtgagacaagaaGAGTGA